Proteins found in one Triticum urartu cultivar G1812 chromosome 4, Tu2.1, whole genome shotgun sequence genomic segment:
- the LOC125550215 gene encoding ARF guanine-nucleotide exchange factor GNOM → MGRPRPLNSGGIDPIAEESPPHHHAPPHAAPCADPAALACAISAQASAVLAVMRRGLRHPRAAAADDAAADHPLVASLKALRRLAFAPLAAASPSLPAAALRPFLDAVRSEDAGADATSAALAALHEVMALTAPALPGSALREVVDAVACCRFEAGAEPAAEEDVLMRMLQALLACLRAPAAPALGNQHVLTAVNTCFRVVHQAAAKGDLLQRFSRHVMHELVRLVFARLPLIGTGDADDAAVKPEMGGMDKNHPFGIGQMENGNGSYVSEAGTPDENSPDGSVLVVEPYGTTCMEEIFHFLCSLLSGVELNGYDEGQPLFALKLINSAIELGGSAIGRHPKVLSLVQDELFRNLMQLGLSISPLTLSVVCSIVLNLYHHLRNELKMQLEAFFCCIILRLAQPRFGATYHQQEVAMEALVDFCRQKNFMVEMYANLDCDITCRNVFEELANLLSKSAFPINCPLSSMHILALEGLIAVIQGMADRIGNATSGPELRSVELDEYAPFWTVKCENFLDPQHWVKFVRQRKYVKRRLMIGADHFNRDPKKGLEFLQGNHLLPEKLDPQSVACFFRYTAGLDKNLVGDFLGNHDEFCVQVLHEFAQTFDFEEMNLDTALRLFLETFRLPGESQKIQRVLEAFSDRYYEQAPQAFANKDTALLLSYSIIMLNTDQHNMQVKKKMTEEDFIKNNRNINGGSDLPREMLSELYHAICRNEIKTTPEQGMGYLEMSPSRWIDLMRKSKSTPQYIVGDSQPFLDHDMFAIMSGPTIAAIAVVFDHSEHEEVLLTCVDGFLGIAKISAFHHLEDVLDDLVVSLCKFTTLLNTSLVEEPVTAFGDDLKARLATETLFTIANKYGHYIRTGWRNVLDCILRLHKLGLLPARVASDAADDSEVCAETVQGKPVPSSISTSHIPVMGTPRKSSGLMGRFSQLLSLDSEEPRSQPTEQQLAAHQRTLQTIQKCRIDGIFTESKVLHPDSLLQLARALIWAAGRPQKVASSPDDEDTAVFCLELLIAITLNNRDRIVLLWQGVYEHIANIVQSTVMPCALVEKAIFGLLRICQRLLPYKENLADELLRSLQLVLKLDARVADAYCENITQEVARLVKANARHIKSQMGWRTVVLLLSITARHPDASGVGFEAIMFIMSEGHLSRSNYAFCIEASRQFAESRVGLTDRSIRALDLMADSVTNLARWSQDTKEPGEDADRGLEAIREMWLKLLQALKKLSLDQREEVRNHALVSLQRCLTATEGIGLQSTTWSHAFDHVIFVLLDDLLEIAQNHSQKDHRNMEGSLVLAVKLVAKVYLQLLPDLFGLSSFCKLWLGVLSRMEKCIKTKVRGKRSDKLQELIPDLLRNILVAMKSRGILAKRSTIGGDSLWELTWLHVNNISTGLQSEVFPSQEYEPPSNASSPRGGLNDVEIKN, encoded by the exons ATGGGCCGCCCCAGGCCGCTCAACTCGGGCGGCATCGACCCCATCGCCGAGGAGTCGCCGCCGCACCACCACGCCCCTCCCCACGCCGCCCCGTGCGCCGACCCCGCGGCCCTGGCCTGCGCGATCTCCGCGCAGGCCAGCGCCGTGCTGGCCGTGATGCGCCGGGGCCTCCGCCACCCGCGCGCCGCGGCCGCCGACGACGCGGCGGCCGACCACCCGCTCGTGGCCTCCCTCAAGGCCCTGCGCCGGCTCGCCTTCGCcccgctcgccgccgcctccccctcGCTCCCGGCCGCCGCGCTGCGGCCCTTCCTCGACGCGGTGCGCTCCGAGGACGCCGGCGCCGACGCCACCTCGGCGGCCCTCGCCGCGCTGCACGAGGTCATGGCGCTCACGGCCCCCGCCCTCCCGGGCTCCGCGCTGCGGGAGGTCGTCGACGCCGTCGCCTGCTGCCGCTTCGAGGCCGGCGCCGAGCCCGccgcggaggaggacgtgctCATGCGGATGCTGCAGGCGCTGCTCGCCTGCCTCCGCGCCCCCGCCGCGCCCGCGCTCGGCAACCAGCACGTCCTCACCGCCGTCAACACCTGCTTCCGCGTCGTCCACCAGGCCGCCGCCAAGGGCGACCTCCTGCAGCGCTTCTCCCGCCACGTGATGCACGAGCTCGTCCGCCTCGTCTTCGCCCGCCTCCCGCTGATAGGCACCGGCGACGCAGACGACGCTGCCGTCAAACCAGAG ATGGGTGGCATGGATAAGAATCATCCATTTGGTATCGGGCAAATGGAAAATGGAAACGGAAGCTATGTGTCCGAGGCAGGCACACCTGATGAGAATTCTCCGGATGGTAGTGTCCTTGTTGTGGAGCCATATGGAACAACTTGCATGGAGGAGATTTTCCATTTCCTATGCTCTCTCCTCAGTGGTGTCGAGCTGAACGGGTATGATGAAGGTCAACCTTTGTTTGCTCTGAAGTTGATCAATTCAGCGATAGAGCTTGGTGGGTCTGCAATTGGGAGGCATCCAAAGGTGCTGTCGCTGGTCCAAGATGAGCTTTTCCGAAACCTAATGCAGCTTGGCTTATCGATAAGCCCGCTTACTCTTTCAGTGGTGTGCAGCATCGTGTTGAATCTTTACCATCACCTCCGCAATGAGCTCAAGATGCAGCTTGAGGCCTTTTTTTGTTGCATAATTCTAAGGCTCGCACAGCCCCGATTTGGAGCAACATATCATCAGCAGGAGGTTGCAATGGAAGCTCTTGTAGACTTCTGTCGACAGAAGAATTTTATGGTGGAGATGTACGCCAATCTTGACTGTGACATAACATGCAGGAATGTGTTTGAGGAGCTTGCAAATCTTCTATCAAAGAGTGCATTTCCTATTAACTGCCCCTTGTCTTCTATGCACATCCTTGCACTGGAAGGCTTGATTGCTGTGATTCAGGGAATGGCTGATCGAATTGGGAATGCAACCTCTGGCCCTGAACTAAGGTCTGTGGAACTTGATGAATATGCTCCATTCTGGACTGTTAAGTGCGAGAATTTTTTGGATCCTCAGCATTGGGTGAAATTTGTCCGCCAAAGGAAGTATGTCAAGAGGAGGCTAATGATTGGTGCTGACCACTTCAACAGGGACCCGAAGAAAGGTCTGGAGTTCCTTCAAGGCAATCATCTGTTGCCCGAGAAGCTTGATCCGCAGAGTGTGGCTTGTTTTTTCCGCTACACAGCTGGTCTGGATAAGAATCTCGTAGGAGACTTTCTCGGCAATCATGACGAGTTTTGTGTTCAGGTGCTTCATGAGTTTGCTCAGACCTTTGACTTTGAGGAGATGAACTTGGATACAGCTCTGAGGTTATTTTTGGAGACATTCCGACTACCTGGAGAATCTCAGAAGATACAGAGGGTTCTTGAGGCCTTTTCAGATAGATACTACGAGCAGGCTCCGCAAGCTTTTGCAAATAAGGACACTGCTTTGCTGCTGTCTTACTCAATTATAATGCTGAACACTGATCAGCATAACATGCaggtgaagaagaagatgactgaGGAGGACTTCATAAAAAACAACAGGAACATAAATGGGGGTAGTGACCTCCCACGTGAGATGTTGTCTGAGCTATACCACGCTATCTGCCGAAATGAGATTAAGACCACGCCTGAGCAGGGCATGGGATATTTGGAAATGTCTCCCAGCCGTTGGATAGATCTAATGCGGAAGTCCAAGTCAACACCCCAGTATATTGTTGGTGATTCTCAGCCTTTCCTCGACCACGATATGTTTGCTATCATGTCCGGCCCTACTATTGCTGCCATTGCAGTGGTATTTGATCATTCGGAACATGAAGAAGTTCTGTTGACCTGTGTGGATGGCTTCTTGGGCATCGCAAAGATCTCAGCATTTCATCATCTTGAAGACGTTTTGGACGATCTTGTTGTTTCTCTCTGCAAATTCACCACTCTTTTGAATACCTCTTTGGTCGAGGAACCAGTCACCGCCTTTGGAGATGATCTGAAGGCTAGATTGGCAACTGAGACACTGTTTACCATAGCTAATAAATATGGGCATTACATACGTACTGGCTGGAGGAATGTATTGGATTGCATCCTGAGACTGCATAAGCTAGGGCTTCTTCCTGCCCGTGTTGCTAGTGATGCAGCTGATGATTCAGAAGTTTGTGCTGAAACTGTCCAAGGAAAGCCTGTTCCTAGCTCAATCTCCACATCTCACATTCCAGTGATGGGCACCCCTCGGAAATCCTCTGGACTCATGGGAAGATTTAGTCAGCTACTCTCGCTTGACAGCGAGGAACCAAGATCACAACCAACCGAGCAGCAACTTGCTGCCCACCAGAGGACTCTTCAGACAATCCAGAAGTGCCGCATTGATGGTATATTTACAGAGAGCAAAGTTTTGCATCCTGATTCACTTTTGCAGCTTGCCAGGGCACTGATATGGGCTGCAGGGCGGCCTCAAAAGGTTGCCAGCTCGCCAGACGATGAAGACACAGCAGTATTCTGCTTGGAACTTCTCATTGCCATCACGCTTAACAATCGAGATCGAATTGTGCTCCTCTGGCAAGGCGTATATGAGCATATTGCCAACATAGTTCAGTCCACAGTCATGCCATGTGCCCTTGTGGAGAAAGCTATTTTTGGCCTTCTGCGGATATGCCAGAGGTTACTTCCATACAAAGAGAACCTTGCTGACGAGTTGCTGAGGTCATTGCAATTAGTTCTGAAGCTGGATGCACGTGTAGCGGATGCATACTGTGAGAATATTACACAAGAGGTTGCACGGCTTGTCAAAGCAAACGCGAGACACATAAAATCGCAGATGGGTTGGAGAACTGTAGTGTTGCTGCTCTCCATTACAGCTCGCCACCCAGATGCTTCAGGGGTAGGCTTTGAGGCTATCATGTTTATCATGTCAGAGGGTCACCTTTCAAGATCAAATTATGCCTTCTGCATTGAAGCGTCAAGGCAGTTTGCCGAGTCCAGGGTTGGTCTAACAGACAGGTCCATTCGTGCCCTGGATTTGATGGCTGATTCGGTCACTAATCTTGCCCGGTGGTCGCAAGATACAAAAGAGCCAGGCGAAGATGCTGATAGAGGGTTGGAAGCAATCAGGGAGATGTGGCTCAAACTGCTGCAAGCGCTGAAAAAGCTGAGCTTGGACCAGAGAGAGGAGGTGCGAAACCACGCATTGGTTTCACTCCAGCGATGCCTAACAGCGACCGAAGGGATAGGCCTCCAGTCCACCACATGGTCACACGCTTTCGATCACGTCATATTCGTGTTGCTGGACGACTTGCTGGAAATCGCCCAGAACCACTCACAGAAGGACCACAGGAACATGGAAGGATCCCTTGTGCTCGCCGTGAAACTGGTAGCGAAGGTCTACCTTCAGCTGTTACCAGACCTCTTCGGGCTGAGCAGCTTCTGCAAGCTGTGGCTGGGGGTCCTCAGCCGGATGGAGAAGTGCATCAAGACCAAGGTCCGGGGCAAGCGCAGCGACAAGCTTCAGGAACTGATCCCGGACCTTCTCAGGAACATCCTGGTCGCGATGAAGAGCAGGGGGATCCTCGCCAAGAGGAGCACGATAGGGGGCGACAGCCTGTGGGAGCTGACGTGGCTCCATGTGAACAACATCTCGACGGGCCTGCAGTCGGAGGTCTTCCCGAGCCAGGAGTATGAGCCGCCGAGCAATGCCAGTAGCCCGAGAGGGGGGCTGAACGACGTCGAGATTAAGAACTAG
- the LOC125550216 gene encoding uncharacterized protein LOC125550216 produces MQRLSQVALRRLLSPPSAAAAARRAAPVAAEACSSGAVPILRHAGGSEVAAGGWNGGSGIRLCRRLCTYNERDDRALEEEVEKKFGWILKIFFIGTAGLVGWQFFPYMGDNLLQQSITLLHVKDPLFKRMGASRLARFAVDDERRMKVVEMGGAQEILNVLEGAKDDKTRKEALKALVALAKSDKAAGFLDKAGAYAIVASTPNSPEYAEIEACKTSLLKTFDQLKS; encoded by the exons ATGCAGAGGCTCTCGCAGGTggcgctccgccgcctcctgtCGCCGCCGTCGGCCGCGGCAGCCGCTCGCCGGGCAGCGCCGGTGGCCGCGGAGGCATGTTCCAGCGGAGCAGTCCCCATCCTACGCCACGCCGGTGGCTCCGAG GTCGCGGCGGGCGGTTGGAATGGCGGATCTGGGATCCGCTTGTGCCGCAGGCTCTGCACCTACAACGAGAGAG ATGACAGGGCACTTGAGGAGGAAGTTGAGAAGAAATTTGGATGGATATTAAAGATATTCTTCATAGGAACTGCTGGCCTTGTTGGTTGGCAGTTCTTTCCCTACATGG GGGATAACCTACTACAGCAATCCATTACGCTTTTACATGTCAAAGATCCCTTGTTCAAGCGGATGGGGGCTTCCCGATTAGCTCGTTTTGCCGTTGATG ATGAAAGGAGAATGAAGGTGGTAGAGATGGGGGGAGCTCAAGAAATTCTCAATGTGTTAGAAGGTGCTAAAGATGACAAAACACGCAAAGAAGCTCTGAAAGCTCTTGTGGCACTTGCAAAGTCGG ATAAAGCTGCGGGGTTTTTGGACAAGGCAGGTGCCTACGCCATCGTCGCCTCCACTCCGAATTCCCCTGAATATGCCGAGATTGAGGCCTGCAAGACTAGTCTTCTCAAGACGTTTGATCAACTGAAGTCGTGA
- the LOC125553378 gene encoding uncharacterized protein LOC125553378, with amino-acid sequence MEIESVKCECCGLREDCTQDYIASVRASFYGQWLCGLCCEAVRDEAGRKKAHPGVEEAVRAHMAFCKKFKSNPAVRVADGMRQMLRRRSGDLSKPSGSSSNKYSTAQVGDDSSVSLY; translated from the coding sequence ATGGAGATAGAGTCGGTCAAGTGTGAGTGCTGTGGCCTGAGGGAAGACTGCACCCAGGACTACATTGCGAGCGTGAGAGCCAGCTTCTACGGCCAGTGGCTGTGCGGGCTGTGCTGCGAGGCCGTGAGGGACGAGGCCGGCAGGAAGAAGGCTCACCCCGGCGTGGAGGAGGCCGTGCGGGCGCACATGGCGTTCTGCAAGAAGTTCAAGTCCAACCCCGCCGTCCGGGTCGCCGACGGCATGCGCCAGATGCTCCGCAGGCGGTCCGGTGACTTGTCCAAGCCGTCGGGCTCCTCCTCCAACAAGTACAGCACTGCGCAGGTCGGAGATGATTCATCCGTGTCGCTATATTGA